The proteins below are encoded in one region of Pantoea sp. At-9b:
- a CDS encoding M20 family metallopeptidase, which translates to MNHIKNYLQQHADEILGDIKRLVQAESPSLDKAAVDSCGEVLQGIFQQRLGISAEVDHQPHYGNHLRFALGEHGPQTTLIGHFDTVWDHGELALREEDGKFYGPGVLDMKAGLVQAIWAVRALVQLNLLADQRIVFLCNSDEEVGSPSSSDWIGRHAIGSEQVLVVEPAEVGSGALKIARKGTGRYDVVITGLAAHAGNNPEEGISAVQEMAYQIHALHALNDPQRGTTVNVGIAHGGSRINVVADHAELGIDTRVTSEEEAQRIHHAISNLQAVMPGITLSISGEQGRPPMRQTPASTLLLERAQRIALQLGFAVEGKAVGGGSDGNFTAALGLPTLDGLGATGRGIHARHEHINIVDIVPRAALVAGIILGDNTAGDVA; encoded by the coding sequence ATGAACCATATAAAAAATTACTTACAGCAGCACGCCGACGAGATTCTGGGTGATATCAAACGACTGGTGCAGGCGGAATCCCCCTCACTCGATAAAGCCGCCGTCGACAGTTGTGGCGAAGTGCTACAGGGTATTTTTCAACAGCGACTGGGGATCAGCGCTGAAGTCGATCATCAACCGCACTATGGCAACCATCTGCGCTTTGCGCTGGGTGAACATGGCCCGCAAACCACGCTAATCGGCCATTTTGATACCGTCTGGGATCATGGCGAGTTAGCGCTACGTGAAGAAGATGGCAAATTCTATGGCCCGGGCGTACTGGATATGAAAGCCGGGCTGGTGCAGGCCATCTGGGCGGTACGCGCCCTGGTGCAACTGAATTTGCTGGCCGATCAACGCATTGTGTTCCTGTGCAACAGCGACGAAGAGGTGGGTAGCCCCAGCTCCAGCGACTGGATTGGCCGCCATGCAATCGGCTCAGAGCAGGTGCTGGTGGTAGAACCGGCGGAAGTGGGCAGCGGTGCATTGAAAATCGCGCGCAAAGGTACCGGACGTTATGACGTGGTGATCACCGGACTGGCGGCCCATGCAGGCAACAATCCCGAAGAAGGGATCAGCGCGGTGCAGGAGATGGCCTATCAAATCCACGCCCTGCACGCCCTGAACGACCCGCAACGCGGCACTACGGTAAATGTCGGTATCGCCCATGGCGGTAGCCGCATCAATGTGGTGGCGGATCATGCCGAGTTGGGCATTGATACCCGTGTGACCAGTGAAGAAGAAGCACAGCGAATTCATCACGCCATCAGCAATCTGCAAGCGGTGATGCCGGGGATCACCCTCAGCATCAGCGGTGAACAGGGACGACCGCCGATGCGGCAAACCCCGGCGTCCACCCTGCTGCTGGAACGTGCCCAACGCATTGCCTTGCAGCTCGGTTTTGCCGTTGAAGGCAAAGCGGTGGGCGGTGGCAGCGATGGTAATTTTACCGCCGCACTGGGACTGCCCACTCTCGATGGTCTGGGTGCCACGGGTCGCGGTATCCATGCACGTCATGAACATATCAATATTGTCGATATCGTGCCGCGAGCCGCTCTGGTTGCCGGTATTATCCTCGGCGACAACACCGCAGGTGATGTGGCATGA